The DNA window AAcccattaataaattataaactacGAGCAAGCTGTTTAttgagtatattttatatatgcATCCTTGctacttcaattttctttttaggtaGAGTTGGATGTAGCGGTCGAGGCAGAGACACGTGTGAGCTATTCCTAAGTTCTTTGAGGCATTCcaaacaattcttttttttccttttgtaccAATTTAAGAATCGCCCTCTAAGaatcttaataaaatttcgaaatttttaaaaatgaatgacATTTAAGTGTGAGTTATGTAGCGGTATTAAAGTGTATATTATACGTACGAAATTtataatactttaattttgGTCTTGAATAACATTTTCAACTATTGTATGAAAATGCTTCCAAATTGGTGTTGTGTTTTGGATTTGAAGGATGAGGAAGGGTTCGGTGCCCTTAGGTCCGTTCCACTAGACTCAAAACTGGTAGAACCATCATAGATTGGAGGAATAGAAATTGATGATTTGGGTACGCTCATGGCAAACAAAACGAAGAATAGAGTATTACGTTCGAGAGaggtccaaacccaccactagtagatattgttctttctatatttCTCTTTCGAGTTTACTCTCAAAGTTTTGAATCTCGAATCGAGactaaaaagtttaatatgaaaataaataaaagatgaaaatctggtgaaatttaaatagaaataaagacataataaaaacactaaaattaaatgtaaaaaaaaatcttggaacaacttaaatttattataaccGTGAAATTGGGTTTGAGATATACTTAGAAATCAAAATACAAATGACTCATTATAAAGATGGATTGACGCTTCGGAGATATACTTAGAAATCAAAATACAAATGACTCATTATAAAGATGGATTGACGTTTCGAAATGCTCCCCTCTATGACAGTGCAGTTCTTAAACACTCTTCCAACTCGTCTATAAACAAAAGAAGGGAGAAATGggtgaatataaaatattcaataagcAAATTACTTGTAAGTTCCACGGGATTTACTCTGAACTTTATGTCGGGATTTACTCTAAACTTTATGCTACTATTTGAGCATCTGATCGCTCGTAAATGTATATAGTAAAATGATGCAAAATTGTCgattcataatatatatatatatatatatttttgttacttttgtTGATGGAAATTAGATGAGTTTTTGGTTTCATTTAGTATCATTCAAATGGGTTTATGactttaaactatttaaacaaaatttatgtaGAATATCAATTGTTGTCGAAAAGGAGAGAGCaacaagaaaatcaacaataatGAGTAGATAAGTTATTAAACTTTGTGGTAGATTTTTACCCATTTTATAGAATTTGAAGCCCACTTTCAAGGGTCATGCCAATGATTAATCCATAATAAGTAAAATTCTTATTCaaatctctaaaatttaaaactgatttttagttttcactcagtctttttgaaaaaaaaaaataatttcaaattttggaaCATTCCTAAAAAACTATAGCaaacaaatatcaaaagaaggataactttcaaaaactaaaagagtATTATCATTTTAACTTGGGGATTCAAATGGGAAAAACAAATACTAAACACAATCTAAGGCATAAATTAGAATCTACAGAAATTAGAAGCCCCACTCAAGAGTTTTAAATGATTACGACAAACTCGTTAAAGAGTATGAATTTGAatgattcaaaataattacaacATACTCTTTAAAGAAAACCGACCCTACATGACATGCTCTTTAAAGAGTACCGACCCTACATTGGGAGGAAGGGAGAGAAATAGGCTCTATCGAGCCGCTTTCGAACCACCCCTAAAAAGAGTTATGaataaaaccaaaccaaaacaaaaacccccttctcctgtttttttttttttcatctttcttactATTACTCCGTGTGGGATTGGGTTCCTAAATTCAATGGGATTTTGAGtcaggaatcacggatctccacaatgatatgatattgttcatattatcccactttgagcataagctcacaTGGCTATGCTTTCGTCttctccaaaagacctcgtGCCAATAGAGATCTATGCCttccttataaacccacgatcaacCCCTAAactagccaatgtgggactcactcccaataatcctcaacaatcaaCATCAGGAATGAACGAGGATTACCAATTAGAAAGCATCCAGCTTGTCTCTCATACACacaccaaacaaacaaacaagtacACGCAAAATCACAAATTCCATTCATCAAATCATTCACACCTGAGAAGAATCAAGCAACTTCGGTAGGTTTCATTCTGGAATCTGTCTATTTCAGAAATATTCTACCTGTCCAGAGGTAAAAGATATTTCTTAATTCTTATAACACACAGTAGATCAAGCAACTTGGTTTCAGGAAGCTGAAGAGCAtacatataaattatatgtaaAATTCAACCAACTCATGGACAGCTTATTAAGAAATCTCAATATGGGTACAGCCAGAATCCACCTGTAACACAATAATCAAATACCAGATGCGTTCAAAGATGGAATACTTGTACTGGCATGCACTTTTAGTTTTGACCTCCTCACCATCTAAGAATGATGGCAAAATCTATCTGCACAAACCATACAAAGACTAGTACCATTCAACGAAATCATATAATTAAACAATCTCTTTCTATAATATTCAATCACACCATATCCCGTGTCGATATTATGTCTCTCTGGAAGAAACGAGTCAATCCCTTCCTCCCCAGGAGAAAAAACAGGAAGACTTAAAAAATGCCATATTTGCTTCGGATCAAATTCGAAACCTATCAACTCTAACAACTAATCAATTCACTGTGCGCCCATATTAGCAGGTAAGCATACTTTGAGTTCTGTGGCTAACCATACCCATTGGTGTAATGAAAACAGGCTCATTCATAGGAAATAGATAAAAGACCTTTACTCAGCTCGAGATACAATTCAATTTGGGTGTTCTAGCTTCTACTAATACAGTGGTGTAAAGGAGCGCTTGCACTTTCTAAGTACAGTTTTTAAGTACTTTGAAAGTCATTCCAAATGGCACTAACTTGATTACCACCTTTATATTCTTAGCCCATATATTATTCttataacataaacatagCAAAGATAGTAATCGGAGCAGTGTTAAATCATTCAGCAAGCTGTATGCAAAAGGCTGGGTAGTAAAACTGCTGAAAAGTACCACAGCAGATGATAATTTATGCCGagcaaacaaattcaaatatacCATCCTTTTCTAAGTCTGAAACGGAGATTACATAAACCGAAACGATAACCTCATCGAACAAATGCTTCATTAAAAGCTGTCAAAATTCAACtgttttaactaaaatttacaATCATGTCTCGCAAACTCAAATCCcctgaagaagaaaaacagaaataaaaGCAAATTACGATATATCCAAAACCCCAAAACtcaaatccaaattttgatgaattgaATTATACCTTACTCGTCGTAAATTCCGCCActaaccaaccaaccaaccaaatcCACTCGTAGCCTCCTTCAATACATGCCCCTGCTACTTTTTCAGAATTGACCCTAGTGTGCCCAGAACAGCAAAAGCCAAAAGTGGGCTAACATCCAGGGTGTCGAATATTGGAGGGATTATATTCCGGAACAGGTTCAAGTACGGATCACAGAGATCACGAATTGCAGAGAGTGGCTGCCGGTCCCAAGGGATATTGGGGAACCAACTCAGCAAAACCCTAACCAGCAGAACCCCACTGTAAATATCCAGCCACTTGGCCAACCCCGCAGCCACCACCGTCAAAGGCGTGTTGAGATTTCCGCCAGGGCGGTCGACTAGTGCAGCGAAGAACAAAGAGCCAGCCGGCTGGAAGGCACCGAGCCCAGTACATGGATTTACGAGACATTGGGCAATCAAACTCGGCCAAACATTCTGAACCAGTTTGACAATCAAGGTCGAAAATGTTAAGGATATAGATAGAATAGTAGCAAGTACCCGGGTCGGACCGGTAAGGAGAGATCCAATCGGAATTTCTTCTGATTGATTGGAAAGTTTTGGTGAATAAGCAGAAGGCGATGAGGAAGCTAAAACCCTAAGGCCGTGATTTGGAGAGTTGGCGGTGCAGAAACGGAGGGGGAGCGGAGAAGGTAGTGGGCGGTTGAAGGAGTGGGAATAAATGGCAATAGAAGGGTGGAGCTTCGGCGGGAGAACGGGGCGTCGGAGGGGCAGAGCTTGAGAAGCGATTAGGGAAGACGCCATAGTTGGGTGTGGTTTGTTTATCGGCAAAATTGAGGCCGCGGACGCAGAAATGTGAAGGGGGAAGATAAtgtggaaataaaaataataacctaatttaaaatttaaattcataattcttttttatattttctaaattaaaaagattttgcAACCCATTCATCACTTTGACCCGATCAACTCAATttaaccctctattttcgatttgggttggacaattcaactcaacttAACCctgagttgggttaggttggatcgtcggatttctttttaattattttaaaaggtt is part of the Cucurbita pepo subsp. pepo cultivar mu-cu-16 chromosome LG03, ASM280686v2, whole genome shotgun sequence genome and encodes:
- the LOC111790375 gene encoding ylmG homolog protein 1-2, chloroplastic, whose product is MASSLIASQALPLRRPVLPPKLHPSIAIYSHSFNRPLPSPLPLRFCTANSPNHGLRVLASSSPSAYSPKLSNQSEEIPIGSLLTGPTRVLATILSISLTFSTLIVKLVQNVWPSLIAQCLVNPCTGLGAFQPAGSLFFAALVDRPGGNLNTPLTVVAAGLAKWLDIYSGVLLVRVLLSWFPNIPWDRQPLSAIRDLCDPYLNLFRNIIPPIFDTLDVSPLLAFAVLGTLGSILKK